In Mercurialis annua linkage group LG5, ddMerAnnu1.2, whole genome shotgun sequence, a single genomic region encodes these proteins:
- the LOC126682226 gene encoding uncharacterized protein LOC126682226 — MDLAPEELQFLTIPDIFRESISIPKRSPTTFYLITLTLIFPLSFAILAHSLFTHPLLSNLEDHPSLDPSQTRHQWTLLLIIQFFYLIFLFAFSLLSTAAVVFTVASLYTSKPVSFSSTISAIPRVFKRLFITFLWVSLLMVVYNSVFLVFLIILVIAIDTQNALLVMFSLVVIFLLFLVVHVFITALWHLASVVSVLEPIYGFAAMKKSYELLKGRIRMAVILVFGYLAICGVIGGTFGGVVVHGGDNYGVFARIVVGGFLVGVLVIVNLVGLLVQSVFYYVCKSYHHQGIDKIALHEHLGGYLGEYVPLKSNIQMDSLDM; from the coding sequence ATGGATCTAGCACCGGAAGAGCTTCAATTCTTGACAATACCCGACATTTTCAGAGAATCAATCTCCATCCCAAAACGTTCCCCAACTACATTTTACCTcataaccctaaccctaattttCCCACTttcttttgcaattttagcccaTTCTCTCTTCACTCATCCCCTTTTATCCAATCTTGAAGACCACCCTTCGTTAGACCCATCTCAAACCCGTCACCAATGGACTCTGCTCCTTATCATTCAGTTCTTTTACTTGATTTTTCTCTTTGCTTTCTCTCTTCTTTCCACCGCTGCGGTGGTTTTCACGGTTGCTTCTTTATATACCTCTAAGCCCGTGTCATTTTCCTCCACTATTAGTGCTATTCCTAGGGTTTTTAAGCGCTTGTTCATTACTTTTTTGTGGGTTTCTCTGTTGATGGTTGTTTATAACTCTGTGTTTCTTGTTTTCTTGATTATTTTAGTTATTGCTATTGATACCCAGAATGCCCTTTTAGTTATGTTCTCTTTGGTTGTTATTTTCTTGCTTTTCTTGGTTGTTCATGTCTTTATTACTGCTTTATGGCACTTGGCTAGTGTGGTTTCTGTTCTTGAACCTATTTATGGCTTTGCTGCTATGAAGAAGAGCTATGAGCTCTTGAAGGGGAGGATTCGTATGGCCGTTATTCTTGTTTTCGGGTATTTGGCAATTTGTGGTGTTATTGGAGGGACTTTTGGGGGTGTTGTTGTTCATGGTGGAGATAACTATGGTGTTTTTGCAAGAATTGTCGTTGGAGGATTTTTGGTTGGAGTTTTGGTGATTGTGAATCTTGTAGGGTTGTTGGTGCAGAGTGTGTTTTACTATGTTTGCAAGAGTTATCATCACCAGGGGATCGATAAGATTGCGTTACACGAACATCTTGGTGGCTACCTCGGAGAATATGTGCCTTTGAAAAGCAACATTCAGATGGATAGCTTGGATATGTGA